The sequence TAAGGGCTATCAAGTTGAGCGAAGTCAAGAAAATTTCATTCGTCAGGTACAGGATATTGGTGTATCTGTCATTGGGCAGTCCGATCAGCTGGTTAAAGCAGACAAACTTCTCTATGCCCTCCGTGATGTGACAGCAACTGTCGACACGATTCCTTTGATTGCTAGTTCTGTTATGAGCAAGAAAATTGCTGCAGGTGCGGATGCCATTTTGCTAGACGTAACGGTCGGTGAGGGTGCCTTCATGAAGACGGTTGGTGAGGCGCGCGAATTGGCTCAAACCATGGTGGATCTTGGTAAGGCTGTTGGTCGAAAAACAGTAGCAGTCATTACCGATATGAGTCAGCCCTTGGGAAGAGCCATTGGCAATCGTCTTGAAATCCTTGAGGCAATCGAGATTCTCCAAGGAAAAGGCCGAGAAGATATTAGTCACTTTATCTGCGAGCTAGCTCAGATTATGCTTGGCTTGGCTGATGTTGAGAAAACGATCAAGGAAATCCGTCAACACCTGGAAAATGGCCAAGCACTGGCTAAGTTTGAAGAAATGGTAGCAGCACAAGGCGGCGATTTAGAAGATCTCTATCGCCCAGTCAAAGTTGCCCATGTGCTGGAAATTCCAGCTCAAGAAACGGGTGTTATTTCAGCCCTTCCAGCTATGGAATTTGGGCTCTATGCCATGAGACTAGGAGCTGGTCGTGCAGTCAAGTCTGATGACTTGGACTATGAAACAGGGATTGTTTTTGAAAAGAAAGTTGGAGACTCCGTTCAAAAAGGAGAAATTGTTGCAAAAGTTTATACAAATGGAAAAATTTCTTCTGAACTAGTTACAGAATTTCAAAAATATGTTAAAATAAATGATGGAGTGCAAAGTTTACGAGAAATTATAGAAATTATCTCATAAAACCAGGGAGAATCCGAATATGAAGTTAAATAAATATATTGATCATACGCTTTTAAAGCAAGATGCAAGTCAAGAACAAATTGATCGTTTGCTATCTGAAGCGCGTGAGTATGACTTTGCCAGCGTTTGTGTCAATCCCACATGGGTTAAACATGCGAAAACAGGGCTTGAAGGCTCAGATGTAAAAGTTTGTACAGTAGTAGGTTTTCCTTTGGGAGCAACAACTTCAGCTGTGAAAGCTTTTGAAACAAAAGAAGCTGTCCAAAATGGTGCAGATGAGATTGATATGGTTATCAATGTTGGTGCCCTCAAATCAGGCAATCTGGATTTGGTTGAATCGGACATCCGTGCTGTCGTAGAAGCAAGTGGTGACAAGT comes from Streptococcus oralis and encodes:
- a CDS encoding pyrimidine-nucleoside phosphorylase — encoded protein: MRAVDLIQKKRDGQELTAAEIKWLVEGYVAGTVPDYQMSAFAMAVYFKGMTTREISDLTMNMVKTGQEFDLSAIEGVKVDKHSTGGVGDKVTLILAPLVASFGVPVAKMSGRGLGHTGGTIDKLESIKGYQVERSQENFIRQVQDIGVSVIGQSDQLVKADKLLYALRDVTATVDTIPLIASSVMSKKIAAGADAILLDVTVGEGAFMKTVGEARELAQTMVDLGKAVGRKTVAVITDMSQPLGRAIGNRLEILEAIEILQGKGREDISHFICELAQIMLGLADVEKTIKEIRQHLENGQALAKFEEMVAAQGGDLEDLYRPVKVAHVLEIPAQETGVISALPAMEFGLYAMRLGAGRAVKSDDLDYETGIVFEKKVGDSVQKGEIVAKVYTNGKISSELVTEFQKYVKINDGVQSLREIIEIIS
- the deoC gene encoding deoxyribose-phosphate aldolase — translated: MKLNKYIDHTLLKQDASQEQIDRLLSEAREYDFASVCVNPTWVKHAKTGLEGSDVKVCTVVGFPLGATTSAVKAFETKEAVQNGADEIDMVINVGALKSGNLDLVESDIRAVVEASGDKLVKVIIEACLLTDDEKVVACQLSQKAGADYVKTSTGFSTGGATIEDVQLMRKTVGPDMGVKAAGGARSYADAVAFVEAGATRIGTSAGVAILKGELADGDY